In one Spirosoma rigui genomic region, the following are encoded:
- a CDS encoding Ldh family oxidoreductase yields MITAPQLRTFTEQIFSAIGCSDADARLAADVLVSADLRGVDSHGVARLPGYVRLYDNGRINPNPNIRIVHETPSTAVVDGDRGLGLVVGPWAMQVAIEKARVAGTGWVAVRNSNHFGIAGYHALLAADHDMIGQAMTHAAPLVAPTFSLDKLLGTNPIAVAIPAATEPTFLADFASTAVAYGKLEILQRKGQDIPEGWAQNAAGEITTDANAIRNGGALLPLGTDREHGSHKGYGLGAIVDIFSGVLSGANYGPWVPPFATAGFMQANEGVGQGTGHFFGAMRIDAFRPADEFKTHMDTWIQRFRQAKAVEGKQVLIPGDPERMMEAERLANGIPVVEPVVKSLEELGERFGVRL; encoded by the coding sequence ATGATTACCGCTCCCCAACTCCGAACGTTTACCGAACAAATATTTAGTGCCATCGGCTGCTCCGACGCCGATGCCCGTCTGGCTGCCGATGTCCTCGTTAGTGCCGATCTGCGGGGTGTCGACTCCCACGGGGTGGCCCGGCTACCGGGCTATGTCCGGTTGTACGACAATGGCCGTATCAACCCCAACCCCAATATCCGCATCGTCCACGAAACACCTTCCACCGCTGTCGTCGATGGCGACCGGGGACTGGGTCTGGTTGTGGGGCCGTGGGCTATGCAGGTCGCCATCGAGAAAGCCCGGGTTGCCGGAACCGGCTGGGTGGCGGTGCGTAACTCCAACCACTTCGGCATTGCTGGTTACCACGCGCTCCTGGCCGCCGACCACGACATGATCGGGCAGGCCATGACCCATGCCGCTCCGCTGGTAGCTCCCACGTTTTCGCTGGACAAGCTCCTGGGAACCAATCCCATTGCTGTAGCAATTCCGGCCGCTACGGAACCAACGTTCCTGGCCGACTTTGCTTCCACGGCGGTGGCTTACGGAAAACTGGAGATCCTGCAGCGCAAAGGACAGGATATTCCCGAGGGCTGGGCGCAGAATGCCGCTGGCGAGATCACGACCGATGCCAATGCCATCCGCAACGGCGGGGCGCTGTTGCCCCTGGGCACCGACCGCGAGCATGGATCGCACAAAGGCTACGGGCTGGGCGCCATCGTCGATATTTTTTCGGGTGTGCTGTCCGGCGCTAACTACGGGCCGTGGGTGCCGCCATTTGCTACGGCAGGTTTCATGCAGGCCAACGAGGGTGTTGGTCAGGGCACCGGCCACTTTTTTGGTGCGATGCGGATCGATGCATTCCGGCCTGCCGACGAATTTAAGACGCACATGGACACCTGGATTCAGCGATTCCGGCAGGCAAAAGCCGTGGAGGGAAAGCAGGTGTTGATCCCCGGCGACCCCGAGCGCATGATGGAAGCCGAACGGCTGGCCAACGGGATACCCGTTGTTGAACCCGTCGTGAAAAGCCTGGAAGAACTGGGTGAGCGATTTGGGGTGCGCCTGTGA